The stretch of DNA ATCATGAGGGACGAGGAGGCGCTGCCATGCGTGAGACGAGGCTGAGCTTCATCGGCGACGAGCTGGTGGCCGGTCATGGTGACGGACGCGCTCTGGGCTGGACGGGCCGGGTCATGGCCCGCACACCTCGGGACGCCGACATCCTGTGGACCTCACTGGCGGTTCCCGGTGAGACGACCGCGCAGATGTCCGACCGCTGGGGGCCTGAGGTGGCCCGCCGCTCCACGCACACCGGTATCAACCGGCTCGTGGTGGGGTTGGGCGTGGCCGACGTGCTTGCCGGCATCTCCTACGCCCGCTCCCGCCTGGCCCTGGCCAATATCCTCGACACTGCTGCCTCCGACCACCGAGAGTGCTTCGTCGTCGGGCCGCCTCCCCTGCCCGAGGCCGATCCCGACGCCACCGCCCAGCTCTCCCAGGCCGCCGAGGAGGTGTGCCTGCGCCGCAACGTGCCCTACGTGGACGCCTTCGAGCCGCTGCGCAACCACGAGCAGTGGACGGCCGACGTCGCGGCCGCCGGCGGCACGCACCCGGGCCAGGCCGGCTACGGACTGCTGGCCTGGCTGGTGCTGCACCGCGGCTGGTACGAGTGGCTCGGCGTCGAGCGCCCCGAGTCCTGAGGCGCTGACACCCCACCGGGTCAGGCCGGCGCCGGGGAGCCCCCGGTCGTCGGCTTGGATGCGGCGAAGATGTCGCCGGTTATCCCCACCATGCGGTTGGAGACGCGCTTGTTGAAGAATCCGATGATGGGGCCGATGAAGAAGCCCATGATGACCGTTCCCAAAGCGATGATGCCCAGTGAGAGGTCGAACCTGATGAGGATAAGGGCCAGGAGAATCGTGATGATGTCCTGGACCATCCGGTAGGCACGGTAGCTGCAGCGCGGGAAGTGGCGCCTGAGCGAGGGCGCGATGCCGTCGTAGGGGCACTGGCCCAGGTCGCAGGTGATGTACATGGAGACCCCCAGGCAGAACAGCGGAAGCCCGATGGCCAGGTGCAGGAGCATGCTGCCCAAGGAGTACTCGACGTGGAAGACGCTGCGGTAGATCGGGCGGAAGTAGTCCACGAAGACGCCCACGACGGTGAAGTTGATGACCGTCCCCAGACCGAAGATGGACCGGTCGAAGGGAAAGACGAGGATCAGCATGATGATGTTGACGATCGGGACGATCGCGGCGAAGGAGATCCCTGAGACGTGGGAGACGCCCTGAAGGAAGGCCGTGAACGGGTCGACGCCGCTCTTGCCCTCCAGACAGATCGCAATCCCGCAGGCCGTGATCACCTGCCCCACAAAGCACACGAGAATACGTCGCAGGAGAGAGTTGTCAGAGAGTGTCCATTGGTCTTTCGCTGTCAGGTTCCTCAGGTTCATGTCACACCGCCGTCGTTGAGGAGGAGCCGGCAAGGCCATGTCCACGAGACACCGCCGGGTTCCTCAAGGAGGGGCTGGACAGTGCCCCTCACCACGAATCAGGCCGTGTTCCGCGACTCGCATGTCAGCGTCTCATCACCGTCAAGGCCGTAGGGCCCAGACGGCGACCTCGGGCCAGTCCCTGACCAGGACGGTTCCAGGACGGTTCACGAACGACGTCGGCCGGTCACCGCAGTAGTGACCGGCCGACGCCTGTTGAGTCTCAGGGTGCCGCGCTTAGCGCGCTACCCGGCTCAGGCGTTGGGACGCTTGCCGTGATTGGCGCTGGACTTCGCACGTGCACGACGCTTACGACCGCGCTTGCTCATAACTGCCTCCTCGTGTCTGGACTTGCCCCACGAGGGGGCACGGAACGCCGCTGATTGTCGCACACGGCGACTTGACCCGGCCAGTCTCACGCCGCCGACCAACCGGTGAAGGCGACCACACGTCTCCGCGGGCAACGGCTCCGGCCACGGACCGGGCCAGGCCGGACCGAACGGTGAGGAGTCTCAGTCCTCCTGGACGTGAATGGTTCGCGAGGACTCGACCCGGGACTCCACGATGCGCACGACCCTTCCGGAAGCGGAGGCCTGAGTCCGGGTCGTGGTCGACGTCGTCGTCACGCTCACCGAGGTGGCCCGCAGCGTCGACAGGCGCCCCAGGACGCGGGCGCGCAGCTCGGGGGGAGCCTGCTCGGCGCAACGCGAGCGCAGGATCTCGCGCAGGTGGGTCTCGGCGTCGGCGATGCGCGAGCAGTACGGGCAGGTGGCCACGTGCTGGGCGAGGCGCTCGGTGAGGTCGGCGGTGCACTCCCGGTCGAGGAAGGCCTCCAGGTGGGCGCGGGCCTCAGCGCAGGAGCAGTCCTGGGACCCGACCGCGGCCTTGGCTGTCTTGGGAGTCTCAGCGGTCTCAGCGTTCTTCTCGCTGCCTGTCCCCGGTTCCATGCGGTCTCTCATTTCTCCTCCTCCCCGTATCCGTACTCTCGGGCGTAGTCGGCCAGCAGCTCGCGCAGCTGGCGGCGCCCGCGGTGCAGTCGGGACATGACGGTCCCGATCGGCGTGTCCATGATCTCGGCGATCTCCTTGTAGGAGAAGCCCTCCACGTCCGCCAGGTAGACGGCCAGGCGCCGGTCCTCGGTGAGCTGCCCCAGGGCCTCCTTGATGTCGGAGTCCGGCAGGGCGTCCAGGGCGAGGTTCTCGGCACTGGGCAGCCCCACCGAGTCGTGGGAGGCGGCCCGGTGCA from Actinomyces sp. Marseille-P3109 encodes:
- a CDS encoding YczE/YyaS/YitT family protein, with product MGQVITACGIAICLEGKSGVDPFTAFLQGVSHVSGISFAAIVPIVNIIMLILVFPFDRSIFGLGTVINFTVVGVFVDYFRPIYRSVFHVEYSLGSMLLHLAIGLPLFCLGVSMYITCDLGQCPYDGIAPSLRRHFPRCSYRAYRMVQDIITILLALILIRFDLSLGIIALGTVIMGFFIGPIIGFFNKRVSNRMVGITGDIFAASKPTTGGSPAPA
- a CDS encoding 50S ribosomal protein bL37, with protein sequence MSKRGRKRRARAKSSANHGKRPNA
- the rsrA gene encoding mycothiol system anti-sigma-R factor, producing MRDRMEPGTGSEKNAETAETPKTAKAAVGSQDCSCAEARAHLEAFLDRECTADLTERLAQHVATCPYCSRIADAETHLREILRSRCAEQAPPELRARVLGRLSTLRATSVSVTTTSTTTRTQASASGRVVRIVESRVESSRTIHVQED
- a CDS encoding GDSL-type esterase/lipase family protein, encoding MRETRLSFIGDELVAGHGDGRALGWTGRVMARTPRDADILWTSLAVPGETTAQMSDRWGPEVARRSTHTGINRLVVGLGVADVLAGISYARSRLALANILDTAASDHRECFVVGPPPLPEADPDATAQLSQAAEEVCLRRNVPYVDAFEPLRNHEQWTADVAAAGGTHPGQAGYGLLAWLVLHRGWYEWLGVERPES